A genomic stretch from Candidatus Methanoperedens sp. includes:
- a CDS encoding VWA domain-containing protein, which produces MQYELKGNKKQGKGPIIACCDNSGSMAGDREIWSKAVILTLLEIAVMQKRKFVCIHFGGPLDELKVIEVAAGDKNILIKAVEIAEFFLNSGGTAFGPALKKATKVVASQAYQKADVVFITDGQDPVAPKFLVEFLNSKKQREFRVLSVLVQSRDNTILKEFSDEIVKVDELLDAEAEGLMEI; this is translated from the coding sequence ATGCAGTATGAGCTTAAAGGCAATAAGAAGCAGGGCAAAGGGCCCATAATCGCCTGCTGCGATAACAGTGGATCGATGGCTGGAGATAGAGAGATATGGAGCAAGGCTGTGATATTGACACTCCTTGAGATTGCCGTGATGCAGAAACGGAAGTTTGTCTGCATACACTTTGGCGGACCCCTTGATGAACTGAAGGTCATCGAGGTTGCAGCTGGCGATAAGAACATACTTATCAAAGCGGTTGAGATAGCAGAGTTTTTCCTAAATTCGGGTGGCACTGCTTTTGGGCCTGCGTTGAAAAAGGCTACTAAGGTGGTTGCATCGCAGGCGTATCAAAAGGCTGATGTTGTGTTCATTACAGATGGCCAGGATCCTGTTGCTCCAAAGTTTCTGGTTGAATTCCTTAATTCAAAGAAGCAACGGGAGTTCAGAGTGCTCAGTGTTCTTGTTCAGTCTCGCGATAACACAATCCTGAAAGAGTTCAGCGATGAGATTGTCAAAGTGGATGAACTGCTGGATGCTGAGGCGGAAGGGCTGATGGAGATATGA
- a CDS encoding Rieske (2Fe-2S) protein: MNDKITFTTTRRRLTEILMGLVSLFFASGAIATILKYLWPQTAKATFSEVKIALVDEVPTGTAKKFMFNGKAAVLLKMPAGFRAFGAVCTHLGCIAYWKPEENDIFCPCHLGRFDPNTGAVISGPPPSPLPAIDIDVKEGAVYALKWNDPDYVRTISFYAGAA; the protein is encoded by the coding sequence ATGAACGATAAAATCACTTTTACTACTACTCGAAGAAGACTCACTGAAATTCTAATGGGTCTGGTCTCATTATTTTTTGCTTCAGGAGCTATAGCTACAATATTAAAATATTTATGGCCGCAAACAGCAAAAGCTACTTTCAGTGAAGTAAAAATAGCTTTAGTGGATGAGGTTCCAACCGGAACTGCAAAAAAGTTTATGTTCAACGGCAAAGCGGCCGTCCTTTTAAAGATGCCTGCTGGCTTCAGAGCATTCGGAGCAGTATGCACGCACCTGGGGTGCATCGCTTACTGGAAGCCTGAAGAAAATGATATCTTTTGTCCTTGCCACTTAGGTAGGTTTGATCCCAACACAGGGGCAGTGATCTCAGGACCACCTCCATCTCCTTTGCCTGCTATTGATATTGATGTAAAAGAGGGGGCAGTGTATGCTCTCAAGTGGAATGATCCCGATTATGTGAGAACCATCTCATTCTATGCTGGGGCAGCATGA
- a CDS encoding 4Fe-4S dicluster domain-containing protein — translation MRRYVKNEISRREFTEIGCKIIIGATASIVIIKSLVKNSIAAVDLPDIENYDWNEHYWSFVVDSYKCIGCGRCAYACKLENHVPFDEPWYRTWVERYRFKKDGETKIDSPNGGVDGFNDDIPAEDIKKAFYFPKLCNHCDNPPCVQVCPVGATYLTKDGVVLVDYDYCIGCRYCIMACPYGARYFMSEGSLHYKPDPNLGGGVADKCTWCYHRITRGLLPACVQACPVGARVFGDLKDPDSAVNKILDKERINVLKPDLGTKPKVYYVGLDREVR, via the coding sequence ATGAGGCGATATGTGAAAAATGAAATATCCAGGCGAGAATTTACTGAAATTGGATGTAAAATAATCATAGGAGCCACGGCTAGTATAGTTATCATCAAATCCCTTGTTAAAAACAGCATTGCTGCAGTTGACTTGCCTGATATAGAAAATTATGATTGGAATGAACATTACTGGAGCTTTGTGGTTGACAGCTATAAATGCATCGGCTGCGGCAGGTGTGCTTATGCATGCAAACTTGAAAACCACGTTCCCTTTGATGAACCCTGGTATAGAACATGGGTTGAAAGATATCGTTTTAAGAAAGATGGAGAAACTAAAATTGATTCTCCGAATGGAGGTGTGGATGGATTTAATGATGATATTCCTGCTGAAGATATCAAAAAGGCATTTTATTTCCCCAAGTTATGTAATCATTGCGATAATCCACCATGCGTCCAGGTCTGTCCAGTAGGTGCCACGTATTTGACAAAAGATGGGGTTGTTCTTGTGGATTATGATTACTGTATTGGGTGCAGGTATTGCATAATGGCATGCCCATATGGTGCCAGATACTTTATGTCGGAAGGGAGCCTTCACTACAAACCTGATCCAAATTTGGGAGGCGGTGTTGCTGATAAATGTACCTGGTGCTATCACAGGATTACCAGGGGTCTTTTGCCAGCTTGTGTCCAGGCATGTCCTGTCGGAGCCAGAGTATTCGGAGACCTGAAAGACCCTGATAGTGCAGTCAATAAAATACTAGATAAAGAGAGGATTAATGTTCTCAAACCTGATCTGGGAACAAAACCAAAGGTATATTATGTGGGATTGGACCGGGAAGTGAGGTGA
- a CDS encoding IS701 family transposase, with the protein MWGVHIKRFFKLIRKDLIRSRTELKTYHNHFIQRFKTRTRKVIEQSKKYLYGCLTVQKRGTMTEIAKTVPNCNNQSLQHFISDSLWDEQGLIHDIQDRLVELIGDKENGSLQLDESGFPKQGSSSAGVQRQYCGRLGKIENCQVGVFLGYVNDNKRTLIDKRLYISQEWIDDIERKKKCGIPEDLVFKTKAELGLEMILGAKRRDLPFGWIGMDSFYGQQPWFLAELEKERIVYIADIPCDTRVWLNKPDVGIPPKNGIRGRNPTIEKVLDNNPIRVDKLANKLDSSQWHRIFLRDSERKEMWCKLAYLRIFPVKDKLPGEECWLIIRRNEGETETKYQFSNTPADTSIDKIGKMSCSRYWIERAIEDAKGEVGLADYEIRGYLGWNHHVAMVFMAMLFLLEMQDKWKSKASLLTISDVREIFEVIMPKRKVTDKEILKLIKKKHKARYSAKLSHHKRGG; encoded by the coding sequence ATATGGGGAGTACATATCAAGAGATTTTTCAAACTTATAAGAAAGGATCTGATACGGTCAAGAACCGAATTAAAGACCTACCATAACCATTTCATACAACGTTTTAAGACCAGGACACGTAAAGTTATAGAGCAATCCAAAAAATATCTCTATGGATGCTTGACCGTACAAAAAAGGGGGACTATGACTGAAATAGCAAAGACTGTTCCGAACTGCAATAATCAATCACTTCAGCACTTTATATCCGACTCACTGTGGGATGAGCAAGGTCTCATACATGACATTCAGGATCGCTTAGTTGAACTGATAGGTGATAAAGAAAATGGCTCCCTTCAGTTAGACGAATCAGGATTTCCAAAACAAGGCAGTAGTTCAGCAGGAGTGCAAAGGCAATATTGTGGACGGCTTGGAAAAATAGAAAACTGCCAGGTAGGAGTTTTCCTGGGTTATGTAAACGATAACAAGAGGACATTAATCGACAAACGTCTTTACATATCTCAGGAATGGATAGACGATATTGAACGCAAAAAGAAATGTGGTATCCCGGAAGATCTGGTTTTTAAAACTAAAGCTGAGCTTGGGCTTGAGATGATACTTGGTGCCAAAAGACGAGACCTCCCATTTGGTTGGATTGGGATGGATTCTTTTTATGGGCAGCAACCATGGTTTCTTGCTGAACTTGAAAAAGAGAGAATTGTTTACATTGCTGATATACCATGTGATACAAGAGTCTGGTTGAACAAACCTGATGTAGGGATACCACCGAAAAATGGAATTCGAGGACGGAATCCAACAATCGAAAAAGTTCTTGATAATAACCCGATACGAGTAGATAAGTTAGCAAACAAGTTAGATTCTTCACAATGGCATAGGATATTTCTACGGGATTCTGAGCGAAAAGAAATGTGGTGCAAGCTTGCGTATCTGCGGATTTTTCCAGTCAAGGATAAATTGCCAGGTGAGGAGTGCTGGCTTATTATTCGAAGAAATGAGGGTGAGACTGAGACAAAATACCAGTTCTCAAATACTCCGGCCGATACAAGCATTGATAAGATTGGAAAGATGTCTTGCAGCCGTTATTGGATCGAGCGTGCTATTGAGGATGCTAAAGGGGAGGTAGGTTTAGCCGATTATGAAATAAGAGGTTACCTCGGCTGGAATCACCACGTAGCTATGGTTTTCATGGCAATGCTGTTTCTTCTTGAGATGCAGGATAAATGGAAATCGAAAGCATCACTGCTTACTATTAGTGATGTGAGGGAGATTTTTGAGGTAATTATGCCTAAAAGAAAGGTCACTGATAAAGAAATCTTAAAATTGATAAAGAAAAAACATAAAGCACGGTACTCAGCTAAATTATCGCATCATAAAAGAGGGGGATAA
- the npdG gene encoding NADPH-dependent F420 reductase, whose translation MKIAVLGGTGRIGEGLAYRWAPHHEIYVGSRDIEKARNAACGYACQLTDRDIDCRIDGTSNKEAVEKSDVVVLSTPYEASLELIECLRPILKNQIVISLVVPMKKNQWFEYTPPEEGCAALRIQRMLPGINVVSAYHNLSYKKLCNFDLVIKGDVAVCGDDSNSKSIVMDLTREIRSVRPLDGGPLRESRMIESLTPFLINMAIRNGLSDLGVKFV comes from the coding sequence ATGAAAATAGCTGTTTTGGGCGGCACAGGTAGAATTGGTGAAGGATTGGCTTACAGATGGGCACCGCATCATGAGATTTATGTCGGCTCAAGAGATATTGAGAAAGCAAGAAATGCAGCATGTGGATATGCTTGCCAGCTTACAGACCGTGATATAGATTGCCGCATTGACGGGACCAGTAATAAAGAAGCTGTGGAAAAGTCAGATGTGGTAGTACTCTCCACCCCGTATGAGGCTTCATTAGAGCTTATTGAGTGTCTTCGCCCCATCCTAAAAAACCAGATAGTCATTTCACTTGTTGTACCTATGAAAAAGAACCAGTGGTTTGAGTACACGCCACCAGAGGAGGGCTGTGCTGCCCTCCGTATACAGCGTATGCTTCCCGGAATAAATGTGGTCTCTGCCTATCATAATCTCTCATATAAAAAATTATGCAACTTTGATTTGGTGATCAAAGGTGATGTAGCTGTTTGCGGTGATGATTCGAATTCTAAGTCTATTGTGATGGATCTGACGCGAGAAATACGCAGCGTTAGACCGCTTGATGGTGGACCTCTTAGAGAGTCGCGTATGATTGAGTCGCTGACACCTTTTTTAATAAATATGGCTATCAGAAATGGTCTGTCAGACCTTGGCGTAAAATTTGTTTAA
- a CDS encoding heavy metal translocating P-type ATPase yields MPKDPVCGMYVDEKTSLKKVIGNRTYYFCSESCLKTFEDPEKELKSMKRRVTIALSGVLLLAALRVTAMLTLAAGVTLVTWAPIPSLPWFTWGYWLFILTTPVQFIGGWSFYTGAYTALKARRANMDLLISIGTLTAYFFSVFVLFFPDALPIKEKDVYFEVSAVIIAFVLLGKFMEDYMKTSTSAAVRKLMDLRPSMAKVIRNGEEVEVPAEGVMVGEIVVVRPGEKIPTDGIVVEGQSAVDEKMITGESIPIEKKAGDTVIGATINKMGMLKFRATQVGADTTLMQIVKMVEEAQASSAPIQRMADRISAYFVPAVIITAFLTFAVWYFIFGNFTAGLLAFVAVLIISCPCALGIATPTALMVGVGKGAEAGILIRGGEYLERAQKLQTVVFDKTGTLTKGEPSVTDIIAQNDNEALRLAAIAEKGSEHPLGEAIVRAAREKGIDIKDAEYFEAVPGHGIKVTIEGKQVFVGNRRLMAVNGIDTGNLEQNIQTLETQGKTAMLVASNKKVIGIIAVADTLKENSVEAVAELKKIGIETIMLTGDNERTAKAIAKQVGIERVIANVLPGEKANVIKKLQAEGKVVAMVGDGINDAPALAQSDIGIAVGSGSDVAKETGGIVLIKDDLRDVVAGIKLSKATMKKIKQNMFWALGYNTAAIPIAAVGLLNPIIAAAAMAISSLSVVANSALLRRFKFDREI; encoded by the coding sequence ATGCCAAAAGACCCGGTATGCGGAATGTACGTTGATGAAAAGACTTCCCTTAAAAAAGTAATTGGGAATAGAACTTACTATTTTTGCAGTGAAAGCTGCCTAAAGACGTTCGAAGACCCTGAAAAAGAGTTAAAAAGCATGAAGCGCAGGGTTACAATAGCTCTCTCAGGAGTACTGTTACTGGCAGCCCTGCGGGTAACAGCTATGTTAACTCTGGCAGCTGGAGTTACGCTGGTCACATGGGCACCAATTCCTTCACTTCCATGGTTTACCTGGGGCTACTGGTTGTTTATACTGACCACTCCAGTCCAGTTCATAGGCGGCTGGAGTTTTTATACAGGCGCTTACACTGCCCTGAAGGCGAGAAGAGCTAACATGGATCTCTTGATTTCAATTGGAACCCTGACAGCATATTTCTTCAGCGTATTTGTACTGTTCTTCCCAGATGCTCTGCCTATAAAAGAAAAAGATGTGTATTTTGAGGTAAGTGCGGTCATAATAGCCTTTGTGCTGCTCGGGAAATTCATGGAAGATTATATGAAAACAAGCACCTCAGCTGCGGTAAGAAAGCTCATGGATCTGCGCCCCAGCATGGCAAAGGTTATCAGGAACGGCGAAGAGGTGGAGGTTCCGGCAGAGGGCGTAATGGTGGGTGAGATCGTTGTAGTGCGCCCTGGCGAGAAGATCCCTACAGATGGAATTGTCGTGGAAGGACAATCCGCAGTGGATGAAAAAATGATTACTGGCGAGAGTATACCTATTGAAAAGAAAGCTGGAGACACAGTGATAGGCGCAACCATAAACAAGATGGGTATGCTGAAGTTCAGAGCCACGCAGGTCGGGGCTGATACAACGCTGATGCAGATCGTGAAGATGGTAGAGGAAGCACAGGCATCAAGCGCGCCGATCCAGAGGATGGCAGACCGCATCAGCGCCTATTTTGTGCCTGCTGTGATTATCACGGCATTTCTCACATTCGCAGTATGGTATTTTATCTTTGGAAATTTTACCGCCGGACTTCTTGCTTTCGTTGCGGTTCTTATCATTTCATGTCCGTGCGCACTTGGTATAGCTACGCCCACTGCTTTGATGGTTGGCGTTGGAAAAGGCGCTGAAGCCGGGATATTGATACGCGGTGGAGAATATCTTGAGCGGGCGCAGAAACTTCAGACCGTGGTATTTGACAAGACTGGAACGCTCACAAAAGGCGAGCCTTCTGTTACTGATATCATTGCACAGAACGATAATGAGGCATTGAGGCTGGCTGCGATCGCTGAAAAGGGCTCAGAGCATCCGCTTGGCGAGGCTATAGTCAGGGCTGCCAGGGAAAAAGGTATCGACATAAAGGATGCTGAATACTTTGAGGCTGTGCCCGGGCACGGTATCAAGGTGACAATAGAAGGAAAACAAGTGTTCGTAGGCAATCGCAGACTAATGGCGGTCAATGGTATAGATACAGGCAATCTTGAGCAGAATATCCAGACTCTTGAAACGCAGGGAAAAACTGCAATGCTTGTTGCCTCGAACAAGAAAGTCATTGGCATAATAGCAGTTGCTGATACCCTGAAAGAGAACTCAGTCGAAGCGGTAGCAGAACTTAAAAAGATCGGAATTGAGACAATTATGCTCACAGGAGATAACGAGAGAACTGCAAAGGCAATTGCAAAGCAGGTGGGAATAGAGCGGGTTATTGCAAATGTGCTACCCGGAGAAAAAGCAAATGTTATAAAGAAATTGCAGGCAGAGGGCAAAGTGGTTGCAATGGTAGGCGACGGCATAAATGATGCTCCTGCTCTTGCACAGTCGGACATTGGCATAGCAGTAGGCAGTGGCTCTGATGTTGCAAAGGAGACCGGCGGGATAGTCCTGATCAAAGACGACTTAAGGGACGTGGTTGCAGGGATCAAGTTGAGCAAGGCCACTATGAAGAAAATAAAGCAGAACATGTTCTGGGCGCTTGGGTATAATACAGCCGCAATACCGATAGCAGCCGTCGGGCTGTTGAATCCAATAATTGCTGCGGCGGCCATGGCTATAAGTTCTCTCTCGGTTGTGGCGAACTCCGCTTTACTAAGGAGATTCAAGTTCGATAGAGAAATCTGA
- a CDS encoding CcmD family protein, with translation MSYLYIAFGIVWVVLIAYLLNLFRLHRSLNNELNVLESLKP, from the coding sequence ATGAGTTATTTATATATTGCTTTCGGCATCGTATGGGTTGTATTGATAGCTTATCTCTTAAACCTATTTCGATTGCACAGATCATTAAATAATGAACTTAATGTCTTAGAAAGTTTAAAGCCATGA
- a CDS encoding universal stress protein — protein MMSKLYKKILVATDGSDYTKKATAHAIELAKLSGAELHAIYVIDTRYGCGPESCILSDASPERIKSILGCHGDTAIKYIEKLAKKEGIHTERWIVEGHPAEEILRLAEKQSVDLIIMGTLGSSGIERFLLGSVADKVIRTSRIPVLTVRK, from the coding sequence ATTATGAGCAAGCTGTATAAAAAAATCTTAGTAGCAACAGATGGGTCAGATTACACCAAAAAGGCGACAGCCCATGCGATAGAGCTTGCAAAACTTTCTGGAGCAGAGCTTCATGCGATTTATGTGATAGATACAAGATATGGTTGTGGTCCTGAATCATGCATTCTTTCTGATGCATCCCCTGAAAGGATAAAAAGTATTCTGGGATGTCACGGTGATACAGCCATAAAATACATCGAGAAATTGGCAAAGAAGGAAGGTATCCATACTGAAAGATGGATTGTGGAAGGACACCCGGCCGAGGAGATATTGAGGCTTGCAGAGAAGCAGTCAGTCGATCTGATAATAATGGGCACACTGGGCAGCAGCGGGATTGAAAGATTTCTACTCGGAAGTGTTGCGGATAAAGTTATCCGAACTTCAAGAATTCCTGTTTTGACTGTAAGAAAATAA
- a CDS encoding cytochrome C assembly protein, with product MLKKILFLLTAIALIVSIYMIFFLAPIPIDPMEAAGDPVNFKIFYFHVPIAATAYLAFAIVFVSGFMYLRTKLEKWDIIAVSASEVGIIFAFLTLITGSIWARSAWGEYWVSWDVRLNTSLVLFLVYLSYLMVRKSIDEPEKRARLSAVFGIFGFISVPLSFLSIRLWNRATVHPVVIGPGGGGISGDTVIGTVLVNVIAFILLLTSLIILRMDNEKLVEIIASIKRAKNL from the coding sequence ATGTTGAAAAAAATACTTTTTTTATTGACAGCAATAGCATTGATTGTTTCAATTTACATGATATTTTTCCTCGCGCCCATTCCCATTGATCCCATGGAAGCTGCAGGAGATCCGGTAAATTTCAAAATATTCTACTTTCATGTTCCCATAGCTGCAACCGCTTATCTGGCCTTCGCAATTGTATTTGTTTCCGGTTTTATGTATCTAAGGACAAAGCTGGAAAAATGGGATATAATAGCAGTTTCGGCATCGGAGGTCGGAATTATATTCGCATTCCTTACTCTTATCACGGGCTCAATATGGGCAAGATCAGCATGGGGCGAGTACTGGGTATCCTGGGATGTCAGGTTAAATACTTCGCTTGTTCTTTTCTTAGTCTATTTATCCTATCTCATGGTGAGAAAATCCATTGATGAACCTGAGAAACGCGCAAGGCTCTCAGCAGTTTTTGGTATTTTCGGCTTTATAAGCGTACCTTTAAGTTTCCTTTCCATCAGGTTATGGAACAGGGCTACTGTTCACCCGGTTGTGATAGGCCCCGGAGGAGGAGGGATCAGCGGGGATACTGTAATTGGTACGGTTCTTGTGAACGTTATTGCATTTATCCTTCTCCTGACATCTCTGATCATTTTACGCATGGACAATGAGAAACTGGTTGAGATTATTGCTTCTATCAAACGTGCGAAGAATCTGTGA
- a CDS encoding AsnC family transcriptional regulator, with translation MRNWLRLLLLSNVRRICEKYKICRKVLKFTLLVKIYMIELDNLDVKILSHLQSNSRESFQEIAKRCLTSVPTVKSRVDRMLELGVINKFTINIDTIKLGITEAILLVNAKPGAVRRITEELRGIEEVKELYVTSDSDTAVVSRVAGDMRRILAIQERIDLTDVNNIRILPVKNAFAKDSTIPLASSSITLTCSYCEKKVAGDAVRKKFDDKEYFFCCTTCQGEFEKKYTTMVSRI, from the coding sequence ATGAGAAACTGGTTGAGATTATTGCTTCTATCAAACGTGCGAAGAATCTGTGAAAAATACAAAATATGCCGCAAAGTACTTAAGTTTACACTCCTTGTAAAGATATATATGATAGAACTGGACAATCTCGATGTAAAGATATTATCGCATCTGCAAAGCAACAGCAGGGAATCATTCCAGGAGATCGCAAAGCGCTGTCTTACAAGCGTCCCAACGGTCAAGAGCCGAGTAGACAGGATGCTTGAACTCGGGGTTATCAATAAATTCACAATAAATATTGATACCATCAAACTGGGGATAACCGAAGCGATACTCCTTGTAAATGCAAAGCCAGGCGCTGTGAGGAGAATAACCGAAGAGCTCCGGGGGATTGAAGAGGTTAAGGAGCTGTATGTAACCTCTGATTCAGACACAGCCGTCGTATCAAGAGTAGCAGGTGATATGCGGCGGATTCTTGCGATACAGGAGAGGATAGATCTTACTGATGTGAATAACATCCGCATATTGCCAGTAAAAAATGCATTCGCAAAGGATTCAACTATACCACTTGCGTCCTCCAGCATAACACTGACCTGTTCTTATTGCGAAAAGAAAGTTGCAGGAGATGCAGTAAGGAAGAAATTCGATGACAAAGAATATTTCTTTTGCTGCACCACCTGTCAGGGTGAGTTTGAAAAGAAATACACTACAATGGTATCCAGGATATAA
- a CDS encoding DsrE family protein — MVNLLLIMSKDPYTTETPDLVLDIGLNAKEKGNDVSLYLIEDGITAARKSEFGNKLAAAQKKGIKIYADDKAVLSRSLTNKLIGGVEIKEIGALLDYIMEYDRVVWF, encoded by the coding sequence ATGGTAAATCTGTTATTGATAATGTCAAAAGACCCATATACAACAGAAACTCCGGATCTTGTACTTGATATCGGGTTGAATGCAAAAGAAAAAGGAAATGATGTCTCATTATATCTCATTGAAGACGGCATAACCGCTGCAAGAAAGTCCGAGTTTGGAAATAAACTCGCAGCAGCCCAAAAGAAGGGCATCAAAATATATGCTGACGATAAAGCAGTACTTTCAAGATCGCTCACCAACAAATTAATTGGCGGCGTGGAAATAAAAGAAATCGGCGCACTTCTTGATTATATAATGGAATATGACAGGGTAGTCTGGTTTTAG
- a CDS encoding sulfur reduction protein DsrE has protein sequence MTGKQLTIVSINGPYRDEGVFTLIRLAHAAKEKGITVNFFNYLDATIIAHRDQAPKEFPPVETIFGTIVKKGIKQPKADAIACIKCTDARGVTKQQTEGVIIGGLYDLGEWTAESDKTILIG, from the coding sequence ATGACAGGAAAACAACTTACTATCGTTTCAATAAACGGCCCATACAGGGATGAAGGAGTATTTACATTGATAAGACTTGCACACGCGGCTAAAGAAAAAGGCATTACTGTCAACTTCTTTAACTATCTTGATGCGACAATAATCGCCCACAGGGATCAGGCGCCAAAAGAGTTCCCTCCAGTAGAGACCATTTTCGGGACAATAGTCAAAAAAGGCATAAAGCAGCCAAAAGCAGATGCTATCGCCTGTATAAAATGTACGGATGCCAGGGGCGTAACAAAACAGCAGACTGAAGGCGTTATAATCGGAGGACTTTATGACCTGGGCGAATGGACAGCAGAATCAGACAAAACCATACTTATAGGGTGA
- a CDS encoding sulfurtransferase TusA family protein has product MEIMPDSVLDVRGEICPIPLFMTKKQIDHMSSGEILKVIADNSDAPHNIELWTKKSGDKILEIKKEGQTVIIYLKKN; this is encoded by the coding sequence ATGGAGATTATGCCAGACTCTGTTTTGGATGTAAGGGGGGAGATATGTCCCATCCCCCTTTTCATGACAAAAAAACAAATTGATCACATGAGTAGCGGAGAGATACTTAAAGTGATTGCAGATAATTCCGATGCACCCCATAATATCGAATTATGGACCAAAAAATCCGGCGACAAAATTCTTGAAATTAAGAAGGAAGGACAAACAGTTATCATTTATCTAAAAAAAAATTAA
- a CDS encoding 4Fe-4S binding protein, producing MQNEKNNHEIRKYDLLQQKAAASLFKNRKPQFLFQLPGFLLFVLVVLAGFFGIQNSNKSLTTISIWVIWWSLLIISLALAGRLWCFICPFGAIGDWVKRKIFYKKVDDIFSLNRKFPTRFRNLSIAAVLFLAITWADFQFNLVNSPLLTAYFIVALLGLVVIISIIFERRSFCRYACPITGLIGLYSMFAPVELRAKDKETCKACKEKYCISGNENGYPCPVFEYPGTMEKNTYCILCMECVKTCHRSNISLNLRSFAGDFLNLTKTRMDEALFILLLLGVTIFQTLIMIRPWAVFTRDLMVYTGASYDTVRFVLFIASAASSILIYSIVIAVSKLLNPKTSFKYLFTGYAYSIIPLGLLMHLSHNLRHLLEEGAGIIPVLSDPFGFGWDLFGTSGYMPAPLLDNNYILLAQWLLMFIGMGFSISIGKNISRRMFRGNDSAYLPMLIFVLSLFVFNLWILGQPIMHKH from the coding sequence ATGCAAAACGAAAAAAATAATCATGAAATAAGAAAATACGATCTGCTTCAGCAGAAGGCTGCAGCATCGCTTTTCAAAAACCGCAAACCCCAATTCCTCTTTCAACTGCCTGGATTTCTGCTATTTGTTCTTGTCGTACTTGCTGGCTTTTTCGGAATTCAGAATAGCAACAAGAGCCTTACGACTATTTCAATCTGGGTTATCTGGTGGTCGCTTCTTATAATAAGCCTGGCGCTTGCGGGAAGGCTCTGGTGTTTCATATGTCCTTTTGGAGCCATCGGGGACTGGGTAAAGCGCAAGATATTTTATAAAAAAGTTGATGACATATTCAGTTTAAACAGGAAATTCCCCACAAGATTCAGAAACCTGTCTATTGCAGCAGTGCTTTTCCTTGCGATCACATGGGCTGATTTTCAGTTCAATCTTGTGAACAGCCCGCTCTTAACAGCTTATTTTATTGTTGCTTTGCTGGGTCTTGTTGTAATTATATCTATAATCTTTGAGCGCCGATCCTTTTGCAGGTATGCCTGCCCTATAACCGGACTAATAGGATTATATTCAATGTTCGCGCCTGTTGAATTAAGAGCAAAAGATAAAGAAACCTGCAAAGCCTGCAAGGAAAAATACTGTATATCAGGCAATGAAAATGGATATCCATGCCCTGTATTCGAATATCCGGGAACCATGGAGAAAAACACTTATTGTATCCTCTGTATGGAATGTGTTAAAACCTGCCACAGGAGTAATATCTCCTTAAACCTTCGTTCTTTTGCAGGAGATTTTTTGAATTTGACAAAGACAAGGATGGATGAAGCGCTTTTTATCCTGCTGCTTCTTGGAGTGACTATATTCCAGACATTGATCATGATACGGCCGTGGGCTGTTTTTACACGGGATTTAATGGTCTATACAGGAGCCAGTTATGATACGGTTCGATTCGTTTTATTTATTGCTTCGGCGGCATCTTCTATCCTGATATATTCAATTGTCATCGCTGTTTCAAAATTGCTCAATCCAAAAACCTCGTTTAAATACCTATTCACCGGCTATGCTTACTCAATTATTCCCCTGGGATTGCTGATGCATTTATCCCATAACCTCCGCCATTTACTGGAAGAAGGCGCAGGGATCATACCAGTACTTTCAGATCCTTTTGGTTTTGGGTGGGATTTATTCGGAACTTCAGGATATATGCCTGCCCCGCTTCTCGATAATAATTATATTCTCCTCGCCCAGTGGCTGCTTATGTTTATCGGAATGGGTTTCTCAATATCGATCGGCAAAAATATTTCAAGACGGATGTTTCGCGGAAATGATTCTGCATATCTCCCTATGTTGATTTTTGTTCTTTCTCTTTTCGTGTTCAACCTATGGATACTCGGGCAGCCGATAATGCATAAACACTAA